A stretch of the Phyllopteryx taeniolatus isolate TA_2022b chromosome 5, UOR_Ptae_1.2, whole genome shotgun sequence genome encodes the following:
- the tshz3a gene encoding teashirt homolog 3, translating to MPRRKQEAPKRAPAYSPEELTKRPAEDEEAEASDLPSAPQDDLLMKDEIVEKRVRAAKDQACDMESVEAAELSGQDMDSESHVSEISDCLSDFDSPSRKTEGNLGTAPLNGGTKTPPTGMDTLEHMKAIYSSFLTSPLWAPLNFNTKPTQVPPSGSTEKPTRSNSTSSNSSCSSSSYDWHQSAVAKTLQQNPHQSRHTAHSEPSLFSTVQLHRQNPKLFGSIFTGASKFRCKGCSAAYDTLVELTVHMNDTGHYRDDNQDKTGNGAKRWSKPRKRSLLEMEGKEDAQKVLKCMYCGHSFESLQDLSVHMIKTKHYQKVPLKEPMPPVATKMLSSKKRGLLGQDLTASPRSREGTPKAKHLHSDLSEPSQKRSSSPYTASSNRYAHQNGGSYACQFESNKLQILKCMECGSSHNTLQELRTHMMVTGHFLSVTNSVGKRAKTLPEATSPNPGRVTTPTEPRVQSVPLAPSTFSPPPLQTSSTPPARSPPLKQIKREEVEEECTKREDLGNEKQIVISVRKEEDPENEEKYDISKYNYLTEDDLKEGPKVGLDILKSLENTVTSAINKAQSGNPSWGGYPSIHAAYQFSSAIKLQQGSVEKRSPMKFFFNGGDGVLSSLASNQPLISPPLTQSSPFPSNNFQAMEDLVKKVTEKVAKVEQRVKRLSPKRENHLSPCKSEASELHKGREADSPRELSAVTPANSDRGIQSDRISPATETKRETAVKSPHASDLTCSTAIITGHTPPEQPFVNPLSALQSVMSIHLGKAAKPSLPNQDPLSLLSRFSQSMAERAAVAAPPSQTKKPETVADNSFCQSSDDQPMDLTKGKGEKRVSAASAPLTPSSTASSVSPSSLVTPAQLTVVSPYTSNSPLHENALSDISDMLRNLTQSQPAPKPASRSRVTDKVEGLVSICDDDDAALHGHKRKGRHSSWNPQHLLLLQAQFASTLRQTSEGKYIINDLSPQERMHISRFTGLSMTTISHWLANVKYQLRRTGRTKFLKNLDSGQPVFFCSDCASQIRTPAAYVGHLEAHLGFRIRDLAKLSPKQTVRDSHTEKLAPLESYVSPQEDCSGNGSVYRCQLCVRKFATKHAIKLHLSKSHGKSPEDHLLYVCELEKH from the exons ATGCCACGGAGGAAACAAGAGGCGCCCAAGCGCGCGCCAG CCTATTCTCCGGAGGAGCTGACAAAGCGCCCTGCAGAGGATGAGGAGGCGGAAGCAAGCGACCTGCCCTCAGCCCCTCAGGATGACCTTCTCATGAAAGATGAGATTGTGGAGAAAAGAGTCAGGGCTGCCAAGGACCAAGCATGTGACATGGAATCAGTAGAGGCTGCAGAGCTGTCAGGGCAAGACATGGACAGCGAGTCACATGTGAGCGAGATCAGTGATTGCCTCTCAGACTTTGACAGCCCTTCTAGAAAAACGGAAGGAAACTTGGGCACAGCGCCTCTAAATGGTGGCACAAAGACACCTCCCACTGGTATGGACACTTTGGAACATATGAAGGCCATCTACTCCAGCTTCCTGACTAGTCCTCTGTGGGCCCCGCTGAACTTTAATACAAAACCAACACAGGTGCCACCATCTGGTTCGACAGAGAAGCCAACTCGCAGCAACAGCACCAGTAGTAACAGTAGCTGTAGCAGCAGCAGCTATGACTGGCATCAGTCAGCGGTGGCAAAGACGCTTCAACAAAATCCCCACCAGAGTCGTCATACTGCCCATTCTGAGCCTAGCCTCTTTAGCACAGTCCAGCTCCACAGGCAAAATCCAAAGCTGTTTGGCTCCATTTTTACCGGCGCCAGCAAGTTCCGCTGCAAAGGCTGCAGTGCTGCTTACGACACACTGGtagagctcacagtgcatatGAACGATACGGGCCACTACCGTGATGACAACCAGGATAAGACAGGAAATGGTGCCAAGCGCTGGTCCAAGCCTCGCAAACGGTCTCTTTTGGAAATGGAGGGCAAAGAGGATGCCCAGAAGGTTTTGAAGTGCATGTACTGTGGCCACTCCTTTGAATCTCTGCAGGACCTTAGTGTCCACATGATCAAGACCAAACACTACCAGAAAGTGCCTCTGAAGGAGCCCATGCCCCCCGTGGCCACAAAAATGTTGTCTTCTAAAAAAAGGGGACTTTTGGGGCAAGACCTCACCGCCTCGCCACGTTCTAGAGAAGGAACCCCAAAAGCTAAGCACTTGCATTCAGACTTGAGTGAACCCTCACAAAAACGTTCTTCCAGCCCCTACACAGCTTCTAGTAACCGATATGCTCACCAGAATGGTGGTAGCTACGCCTGCCAGTTTGAATCCAACAAATTGCAGATCCTCAAATGTATGGAGTGTGGGAGTTCACACAATACATTGCAAGAGCTGAGGACCCACATGATGGTGACTGGGCACTTTCTGAGCGTGACGAACTCTGTAGGAAAAAGAGCCAAAACGCTTCCTGAGGCCACCTCCCCTAACCCTGGGAGAGTAACCACACCTACAGAGCCACGAGTTCAGTCCGTCCCACTGGCACCCTCCACTTTCTCTCCTCCGCCTCTTCAAACCTCTTCAACTCCCCCTGCCAGATCTCCTCCTCTCAAACAGATCAAAAGGGAGGAGGTTGAGGAGGAGTGTACAAAGCGAGAGGACCttggaaatgaaaaacaaattgtaatttCAGTCAGGAAGGAGGAAGATCCAGAGAATGAGGAGAAATATGATATCTCAAAGTATAACTACCTTACTGAAGACGACCTGAAGGAGGGTCCTAAAGTAGGCTTGGATATTCTAAAATCACTGGAAAACACTGTGACATCAGCTATCAATAAGGCCCAGAGTGGGAATCCAAGCTGGGGGGGCTATCCAAGCATTCACGCAGCTTATCAGTTCTCCAGTGCCATCAAGCTGCAACAGGGTAGCGTTGAAAAGCGCTCCCCAATGAAGTTCTTTTTTAACGGCGGTGATGGAGTGTTGTCCTCCCTCGCCAGCAACCAGCCTCTAATTAGCCCACCTCTTACCCAGTCTTCCCCCTTTCCCAGCAACAACTTCCAGGCAATGGAGGATTTAGTGAAAAAAGTGACTGAGAAAGTAGCAAAAGTAGAGCAAAGGGTGAAGCGGTTGTCTCCCAAAAGGGAAAACCATCTCTCCCCCTGCAAAAGTGAGGCTTCTGAATTGCATAAGGGTAGAGAGGCTGACTCACCTAGGGAATTGAGCGCAGTCACCCCAGCCAATAGTGACAGGGGAATCCAAAGCGACCGAATATCCCCGGCAACAGAAACCAAGAGAGAAACAGCAGTCAAATCCCCACATGCCTCCGATTTAACATGCAGCACCGCCATCATCACTGGCCACACTCCTCCTGAACAGCCCTTTGTCAATCCTCTAAGTGCTCTTCAGTCAGTAATGAGCATTCATTTGGGGAAAGCAGCCAAGCCCTCCTTGCCAAACCAAGATCCCCTGAGCCTGCTCTCTAGGTTCAGCCAGAGCATGGCCGAGAGGGCCGCTGTGGCCGCCCCTCCCTCACAGACCAAGAAGCCTGAAACCGTAGCTGATAATAGTTTTTGTCAGTCCAGTGATGACCAGCCTATGGACCTCACAAAAGGGAAAGGTGAGAAAAGGGTATCTGCAGCGTCAGCTCCCTTAACGCCCTCATCCACTGCCTCCTCTGTATCACCTTCCTCTCTTGTCACCCCTGCACAGCTAACAGTGGTTTCTCCCTATACATCCAACAGCCCTTTGCATGAGAACGCCTTGTCTGATATCTCAGACATGCTGAGAAACCTGACACAATCCCAGCCCGCCCCAAAACCAGCGTCTCGGTCACGGGTCACTGATAAAGTTGAGGGCCTAGTTTCAATATGCGATGATGACGATGCAGCCCTGCATGGTCACAAACGCAAAGGTCGACACTCCAGCTGGAACCCCCAGCATCTCCTCCTCTTGCAGGCACAGTTCGCCTCCACCTTGAGACAGACCTCCGAGGGGAAATACATCATCAATGATCTCAGCCCACAGGAGAGAATGCACATATCTCGTTTCACAGGTCTCTCAATGACCACCATCAGCCACTGGCTGGCTAATGTCAAGTACCAGCTAAGAAGAACAGGCAGAACCAAGTTCCTGAAGAACCTGGACTCCGGTCAGCCTGTATTCTTCTGTAGCGACTGTGCCTCACAGATCCGGACCCCAGCAGCATATGTTGGTCACCTAGAAGCTCACCTCGGCTTTAGAATCAGGGACTTGGCTAAGCTCTCGCCAAAACAGACTGTCAGGGACTCCCACACCGAGAAGCTAGCACCCCTGGAGTCATATGTGTCGCCACAAGAAGACTGCAGTGGAAATGGCTCTGTGTACCGCTGCCAGCTCTGTGTCCGTAAATTTGCCACTAAGCATGCCATCAAACTTCACCTTAGCAAGAGTCACGGGAAGTCTCCAGAAGACCACTTGCTGTATGTGTGCGAACTTGAAAAACACTAG